From the genome of Lepidochelys kempii isolate rLepKem1 chromosome 17, rLepKem1.hap2, whole genome shotgun sequence, one region includes:
- the LYRM9 gene encoding LYR motif-containing protein 9 yields the protein MTMAPLPGAELVQKPLQLYRYLLRCCKRLPTENIQQHYRHAIRQSFRVHADEDSPERIQQIIKRAIEDADWVMNKYTRQR from the exons ATGACAATGGCTCCGTTACCGGGGGCTGAATTAGTCCAGAAGCCTTTGCAGTTATATCGCTACCTGCTTCGATGTTGTAAGCGGCTTCCTACAGAAAATATCCAACAGCATTACAGACATGCAATCAGACAG AGTTTCAGAGTTCATGCGGATGAAGACAGTCCTGAGAGAATCCAGCAGATTATTAAGAGAGCCATTGAAGATGCTGACTGGGTCATGAATAAA TATACGAGACAGAGGTAG